GGCTCTTTACCGCCACTCAATTCCCATTTCAGTAGCCGAGCGGAAGGTTTGCCGCTTTTGTAGATCCGCAGCCGAAAATCGCCCTTTGTCTTCCGGTCTACTACATACCCGCGACGAGTCTTGTTTCCGTTAACGCTGCACGTGCTGGCCTGGTTGGGCATGTTAGGGAACCTAGAGGCGGTGCGCAAAGTCCCTCCGTGAGGGTAGCCATCCAACTAGTTTGTAGTCGTATGTGGTGCAGAGTATAATAAAACCGCAGGAATTGCCTATTAATCATGGATGACATAGAAGAACTATGTACGATAAATCAACAAGCCCCAACCCAAACGGCCCTTCAACCACCACCCTACCTTGACAGTTTGTTTTGCGCCGACTTCAACTAGCTTCATGTCGGCAACTACCTTACTCAAGAGACGATCGGTCTCCAATTCAAACCTCGAGCTGAAGCCGATTCCTGGCCCGAAGCGTATACTCTGCCAATGCCACCGTGATGAGTCCATACTAATCGAAAATGTAGCCTTGCCATTGCTGGGGAatctctttgactttgactttaataaccttaccaAGTCATTGGGAGAACTTGGAAAAATCCATGGTAGGTTACATTACCATCCCATGTCCCTCAGCAAAGTAGCTCAGAGCCATGGACCAGTAACTGATCAAGTCCATACATGTGTATCAAACAGGCCCGATCTACTCCCTTACCTTTGGTGCATCAACCGAGATTATGGTGACGAGCAGAGAAATTGCACATGAACTCTGCGATGAAAGCCGTTTCTGCAAGCTTCCAGGTGGTGCTCTGGATAAGATGAAGGAGGTGGTAGGAGACGGCCTCTTCACGGCTGAAACATCGAATCCAAAATGGGCTATAGCACACCGGATTGTCACGCCTTTGTTTGGAACCATGAGAATCAGAGGCATGTTTGATGATATGAAGGACATTTGCGAGCAGATGTGTCTACGATGGGCACGATTCGGGCCAGACGACCCTCTCAATGTCTGCGACAACATGACTAAGTTAACACTTGACACTATCGCCCTCTGCACGATAGACTATCGCTTCAACAGCTTCTATCGAGAAAATGGAGCCACCCATCCGTTTGCAGCGGCCGTGGTAGATGTTATGACAGAATCCTTCACTCAGAGCAACCTTCCAGACTTTGTCAACAACTACGTGCGTTTTCGGGCAATGGCCAAGTACAAACGACAGGCTGCCGAACTGCGTCGACAAACAGAAGAGCTGATTGCTGCTCGGCGACAAAATCCAGTTGATAGAGACGACTTGCTTAATGCAATGCTGAACGCCAAGGACCCCAAGACAGGCGACGGGCTCAGTCCTGAGTCCATCGTGGACAATCTACTCACGTTCCTAATTGCCGGACACGAAACTACATCAAGTCTCCTGTCGTTTTGCTTCTATTATCTCCTCGAGAACCCAGATGTGCTTCGAAAGGTACAGCAAGAAGTCGATACAGTGGTGGGCTCTGACACTTTCACCGTCGAACACCTTTCAAACATGCCGTATCTTGAAGCTGTCTTGCGTGAGACATTGCGGCTACGTGATCCCGGTCCAGGATTCTACGTCAAGCCCCTGAAAGACGATGTTGTGGCTGGAAAGTATGCGGTCAAGAAGGACCAGCCACTGTTCATTGTATTCGACTCAGTGCACCGTGACGAGAGCACGTATGGGGCTGACGCTGACGAGTTCTGCCCCGAGCGCATGCTGAAAGACAGTTTCGACAAGCTTCCGCCTTGCGCATGGAAGCCCTTTGGCAATGGCGTGCGTGCTTGTGTCGGGCGGCCCTTTGCGATGCAGCAAGCCATGTTAGCTGTCGCCATGGTTGTGCACAAGTTCGACCTCATCAAAGATGAATCCTACACGCTTAGGTACCATGTCACCATGACCGTTCGCCCAGTAGGTTTCAACATGAAGGTTCGAATTCGCCAGGGCCAACGCGCCACCGACCTAGCAATGGGACTTCATCAAGGACACGGCCCAGAGGCCTCAGCAGCTGCTGGCCGACCTTTTCTCAAGCGGCTGGCTTCAGAGGCAAATGATGACACAGACAATGACAGCAAGATGGTTGTTCTCTACGCCTCCAATTCAGGTAGCTGTGAGGCGTTGGCGTATCGTCTTGCCGCTGAAGCCACCGAGCGCGGCTTTGGCATTCGAGCTGTGGATATTGTAAATAATGCTGTCGACAGAATGCCAGTAGGCATCCCAGTCATCATTATCACGGCATCTTACAATGGCGAGCCGGCAGATGACGCCGAAGAGTTCGTGACGTGGCTGAAGTCACTGGAAACTAATCGTTTAAATGGAGTCAAATTTAGTGTCTTTGGAAACGGTGAGTCTTCACGTCCGCATCTACtcaattctttttcttacaCCGCCCTCCATCCGATCCTCTTGAGCAGTTTTCCCCTCTCATCTTATTACTCAGTTATCTGACAGTTATCTACTTTATAGGGCATAGAGATTGGGCAAATACACTATTTGCAGTACCGCGCCTCATTGACTCTGAACTCTCCCGCTGCGGTGCTCAACGTATTACCCCCATGGGAGTTTCAGATACTTGTGATTCCAACGATCCTTTTTCTGATTTCGAAAGATGGATTGATGAGAAACTATTCCAGACGCTCGGAACACCCCATGGCCTGAGCGTGATGAAGAATGGAGATGGGGCTGGGCCACGGGAAGCACTACAGGTTTCACTGGGTCAGCCGCCACGAGTAACTATGCGCAAAGGTTACGTGCGCGCCATAGTGACGGAGGCACACCCACTTTCAAATCCCGGCGTCCCTGAGAAGAgacatcttgagcttcttcttcccaagGACTTCAACTACAAAGCTGGGGACCACGTGTATGTCCTGCCACGAAACAACTCGCGAGATGTCGTTCGAGCGCTCAATTTCTTCGGGCTAGGCGAGGACACTCTAATAACCATCAGAAACACTGCGAGAAAATTGAGCTTGGGTCTGCCATTGGATGCACCTATCGGGGCTACAGACCTCTTGGGTGCGTACGTAGAGCTTGGTCGTACGGCAACCTTGAAAAACCTCCATACCCTCATTGATGCTGCTGGTCATGAGAGTAGAAACGGAAGCAAAGCTTCCCTCTTGAGTCTTACTGCGTCAGACACATTCAAAGCAGAGATTCAAGACAAGAATGTGTCCATCTTGGACCTTCTGGAACGATTCCCTGATATTGACTTGTctttatcttctttcttgtcaATGCTTGTTCAGCTTCGGCCAAGAGCTTAttcattctcctcttcacctgACTGGAAGCCTGGACATGCAACACTTACCTATACTGTCGTTGACTTTGTTGATTACAGGACTCATGAAATGAACGGTGATAGCAAAGGCAAGGTGGCAGGTAGTGATATG
This genomic stretch from Fusarium fujikuroi IMI 58289 draft genome, chromosome FFUJ_chr09 harbors:
- a CDS encoding fumonisin cluster-P450 monooxygenase; this translates as MSATTLLKRRSVSNSNLELKPIPGPKRILCQCHRDESILIENVALPLLGNLFDFDFNNLTKSLGELGKIHGPIYSLTFGASTEIMVTSREIAHELCDESRFCKLPGGALDKMKEVVGDGLFTAETSNPKWAIAHRIVTPLFGTMRIRGMFDDMKDICEQMCLRWARFGPDDPLNVCDNMTKLTLDTIALCTIDYRFNSFYRENGATHPFAAAVVDVMTESFTQSNLPDFVNNYVRFRAMAKYKRQAAELRRQTEELIAARRQNPVDRDDLLNAMLNAKDPKTGDGLSPESIVDNLLTFLIAGHETTSSLLSFCFYYLLENPDVLRKVQQEVDTVVGSDTFTVEHLSNMPYLEAVLRETLRLRDPGPGFYVKPLKDDVVAGKYAVKKDQPLFIVFDSVHRDESTYGADADEFCPERMLKDSFDKLPPCAWKPFGNGVRACVGRPFAMQQAMLAVAMVVHKFDLIKDESYTLRYHVTMTVRPVGFNMKVRIRQGQRATDLAMGLHQGHGPEASAAAGRPFLKRLASEANDDTDNDSKMVVLYASNSGSCEALAYRLAAEATERGFGIRAVDIVNNAVDRMPVGIPVIIITASYNGEPADDAEEFVTWLKSLETNRLNGVKFSVFGNGHRDWANTLFAVPRLIDSELSRCGAQRITPMGVSDTCDSNDPFSDFERWIDEKLFQTLGTPHGLSVMKNGDGAGPREALQVSLGQPPRVTMRKGYVRAIVTEAHPLSNPGVPEKRHLELLLPKDFNYKAGDHVYVLPRNNSRDVVRALNFFGLGEDTLITIRNTARKLSLGLPLDAPIGATDLLGAYVELGRTATLKNLHTLIDAAGHESRNGSKASLLSLTASDTFKAEIQDKNVSILDLLERFPDIDLSLSSFLSMLVQLRPRAYSFSSSPDWKPGHATLTYTVVDFVDYRTHEMNGDSKGKVAGSDMVVHRQGLASGYLSSLGPGNSLYVSLHSASPYFCLPKNNSLPVIMVGAGTGLAPFRAFLQERRLAAEDSKSKLGPALLFFGCRGPGLDSLYSIEMEAYEAMGIVQMRRAYSRDPSATGAQGCRYVTEKLERCRDEIVRLWVAGAKVLVCGGKKMANDVQEVLGPMLLETDQNRGETAAKTVVEWRARLDKGRYVEEVYV